A stretch of Spirosoma oryzicola DNA encodes these proteins:
- a CDS encoding RagB/SusD family nutrient uptake outer membrane protein, protein MKSYYSLLVGVGLFLTGCSDLEQIPESTASKTAVFSSEKGLELYANSFYTPLTGPDFSILPTANSIIRADEMADYSARTQVPDFLRDGAYGPRQSSGWDWRALRNINYFIANVPNPAIAPDVQRHYIGLARFFRALFYFDKVKRFGDVPWINKPQDITDQTLYNGRDSRAMVMDSVLADLDYATQNIRTTSDNSRSLITKSVAYGFKSRVCLFEGTFRKYRTSYNLGSTASKWLTEAVNAADKVMKEGGFSLNEAGGTDKSYRQLFINKTPVTNEIMLSAVVDPTLSVYNDANWWWTSATYGSRVSLIRTFVNTYLNSDGTPFTSKAGYETLPFTEEVKNRDKRLQQTIRMGNYTRVNGGAVEAAPPIFSYTYTGYMPIKWSLDDTYYDGGTRNDNSISIMRYAEILLNYAEAKTELGTLTDDDWAKTVGALRKRAGITSGLTTKPAVADPYLKANYFPDIADPVLLEVRRERGIELALEGFRFYDIIRWNRGQLMEQTWNGFYVPALDKPLDLNEDGKNDVVFYKTKPATQLPGVTYVNVAETVNGVANPQRLKNDTYGELTWLANIPRKWDAKYYLYPIPENDRLLNPKLGQNPGW, encoded by the coding sequence ATGAAATCATACTATAGCTTGCTTGTCGGGGTTGGGCTTTTCCTGACCGGATGCAGCGATCTGGAGCAGATCCCAGAATCGACGGCTTCGAAGACAGCGGTATTTTCGAGTGAAAAAGGGCTTGAACTGTACGCCAACTCTTTTTATACCCCGCTGACGGGCCCCGACTTTAGTATTCTGCCAACGGCCAACAGTATTATCCGGGCCGATGAAATGGCCGATTATTCGGCTCGTACGCAGGTACCTGATTTTCTACGTGATGGCGCGTATGGACCTCGGCAGAGTTCGGGCTGGGATTGGCGCGCTTTGCGGAACATCAATTACTTTATTGCCAACGTACCTAATCCGGCCATTGCACCGGACGTTCAACGTCACTACATCGGATTGGCCCGGTTTTTCAGAGCCTTATTTTACTTCGATAAAGTGAAGCGGTTTGGCGATGTACCCTGGATTAATAAACCCCAGGATATTACCGATCAAACCTTGTACAACGGTCGCGATTCGCGGGCAATGGTCATGGACTCCGTGCTGGCCGATCTTGACTACGCTACGCAGAACATCCGAACCACGAGTGACAATTCGCGTAGCTTGATCACCAAGTCGGTCGCGTACGGCTTCAAATCGCGGGTGTGTCTGTTCGAAGGAACTTTCCGAAAATACCGCACCAGCTATAACCTGGGTAGCACGGCCAGCAAATGGCTGACCGAAGCGGTCAACGCGGCTGATAAAGTGATGAAAGAAGGCGGGTTTAGTCTGAACGAAGCGGGCGGAACCGACAAGTCGTACCGGCAACTATTTATCAACAAAACCCCGGTGACCAATGAGATTATGCTGTCGGCGGTGGTTGACCCAACGTTAAGCGTGTATAATGACGCCAACTGGTGGTGGACAAGCGCTACCTACGGTTCGCGGGTAAGCCTGATCCGAACGTTTGTCAATACGTACCTGAACAGCGACGGAACACCGTTCACGAGCAAAGCCGGTTACGAAACGTTGCCGTTCACCGAAGAAGTAAAGAATCGCGATAAGCGGTTGCAACAAACCATTCGTATGGGTAACTACACCCGCGTAAACGGCGGTGCGGTTGAAGCTGCTCCACCTATTTTCTCCTACACCTACACAGGTTACATGCCTATTAAGTGGTCGCTGGACGATACGTATTACGATGGCGGCACGCGCAATGACAACTCGATCTCGATTATGCGCTACGCCGAAATCCTGCTGAACTACGCTGAAGCTAAGACCGAACTCGGCACACTAACCGATGACGACTGGGCGAAAACGGTGGGTGCACTTCGGAAACGAGCCGGAATTACGAGTGGCTTAACCACCAAACCGGCGGTGGCTGATCCATACTTGAAAGCCAACTACTTCCCGGATATTGCCGACCCTGTCCTGTTGGAAGTGCGTCGGGAGCGGGGTATCGAGCTGGCGTTGGAAGGATTTCGTTTTTACGACATCATCCGCTGGAACCGTGGACAATTGATGGAGCAGACCTGGAACGGTTTTTACGTACCCGCCCTCGATAAACCGCTCGACCTGAACGAAGACGGTAAAAACGATGTCGTTTTCTACAAAACCAAGCCCGCTACGCAGCTACCGGGCGTTACGTACGTCAATGTAGCCGAGACGGTCAACGGCGTTGCGAATCCACAACGTTTGAAAAACGATACCTACGGCGAATTAACCTGGCTGGCTAACATTCCGCGAAAATGGGATGCGAAATATTACCTCTACCCAATCCCGGAAAATGATCGGCTACTGAATCCCAAGCTCGGCCAAAATCCCGGCTGGTAA
- a CDS encoding endonuclease/exonuclease/phosphatase family protein: MRVLFFLLVSSVLMAQASMAQPVNSFNVASYNLRYNNKGDGINAWPNRKENVKALIQFHEFDIFGTQEALRDQLNDVAELKDFAFFGAGRDDGKEAGEHSAIFYRKDRFKMLQSGNFWLSETPDKPGKGWDATCCNRICSWAKFSDLKTKKEFYFFSVHFDHQGVEARRQSGKLMVEKIKEIAKNTPVILVGDLNSTPDTEQVKTIETLLSDSRSVSALPPYGPEGTFNAFKFDAPMNQRIDYIFVSKQFNVLKYGVLTDAKEQRYPSDHQPVVAKVVLK, from the coding sequence ATGCGCGTACTCTTTTTTCTTTTAGTAAGCAGTGTTTTGATGGCACAAGCTAGCATGGCTCAACCGGTCAATTCGTTCAATGTTGCCTCCTACAACCTTCGCTACAACAACAAAGGCGACGGGATAAATGCCTGGCCGAACCGCAAGGAAAACGTAAAAGCGCTAATCCAATTCCACGAGTTCGACATTTTTGGAACACAGGAAGCACTGCGCGATCAGTTGAATGATGTTGCTGAATTGAAAGACTTTGCGTTTTTCGGAGCCGGTCGCGATGATGGTAAAGAAGCGGGTGAGCACTCCGCTATTTTTTACCGCAAAGACCGGTTCAAGATGCTACAGTCGGGTAATTTCTGGCTGAGCGAAACGCCCGACAAACCCGGTAAAGGCTGGGACGCGACCTGCTGCAACCGCATCTGTTCGTGGGCTAAATTCTCGGATTTAAAAACAAAAAAAGAGTTTTACTTTTTCAGCGTTCACTTCGACCACCAGGGCGTTGAAGCGCGTCGGCAGTCGGGTAAGCTGATGGTGGAGAAAATTAAAGAGATCGCGAAAAATACACCGGTTATTCTGGTTGGCGATTTAAACTCGACTCCTGATACCGAGCAGGTCAAAACAATTGAAACCCTGCTGAGCGATTCGCGGTCCGTTTCGGCGCTACCTCCATACGGTCCGGAAGGTACGTTCAACGCCTTCAAATTTGACGCGCCGATGAATCAGCGGATCGACTACATCTTTGTCAGCAAGCAGTTCAACGTGCTGAAATACGGTGTACTGACGGACGCCAAAGAACAGCGTTATCCATCTGACCACCAACCCGTAGTGGCGAAAGTGGTCTTGAAATAA
- a CDS encoding peptidase dimerization domain-containing protein, translating to MKNCTNLLVALFLLPALLFGQSKKTAKSGDRQPSGRIEKLKQEAVAAVEANTVMAQQINDMLFSFSELGFQEEESFKYLTNLLEKEGFTVKKGISGIPTAWIATWGSGKPLIAVGSDIDCIPKASQKPGVAYKDPIVEGAPGHGEGHNSGQALNIVAVLAVKKLMEREKIPGTLMLWPGVAEELVGTKAFYVRDGYFKDVDACIFTHVGNNLAVSWGDNGNNGLVSVKFNFEGQAAHAAGAPWRGRSALDAVELMNIGWNYRREHLELTQRSHYVISDGGDQPNVVPSKAAVWYYFRERTYPKIKKLFETGVKIAEGAAMMTDTKFTYEILGSAWPVHTNRVIAAAAYDNIKKVGLPTWSEEDQLLARASQIELQAPKAEGLAVKLDSMGMPTSSAPVVMMGGQAMTPMGGGSDDIADISWSLPTIVLRYPSNIPGLPGHHWANAISMATPIAHKGVVYGAKAEAMTLLDLLLKPEIIKDAWAYYKDEQTKDIKYEPLISPKEQPAIYLNKKIMAEFKPKLEKFYYDPSKYKTYLEQLGIKYPTVRDDQRTAVKKQVEKEKSTAAKVSSSSSR from the coding sequence ATGAAAAACTGTACGAATCTATTAGTAGCCTTATTTTTACTGCCCGCGCTACTGTTCGGTCAGTCGAAAAAAACGGCGAAGTCAGGTGACCGCCAACCGTCTGGCCGTATCGAAAAACTGAAGCAGGAAGCCGTGGCTGCCGTTGAAGCCAATACGGTTATGGCTCAGCAGATCAATGACATGCTGTTCAGCTTCTCGGAGCTCGGTTTTCAGGAAGAAGAGTCGTTTAAATACCTAACTAACCTGCTTGAAAAAGAAGGCTTTACGGTCAAGAAAGGCATATCGGGTATTCCCACCGCCTGGATTGCTACCTGGGGATCAGGGAAGCCACTGATCGCCGTCGGCTCCGATATCGACTGTATTCCAAAAGCCAGTCAGAAGCCGGGTGTAGCTTATAAAGACCCCATTGTGGAAGGCGCTCCCGGCCACGGCGAAGGGCATAACTCGGGTCAGGCGCTGAACATCGTTGCGGTACTGGCGGTGAAAAAGCTGATGGAACGGGAAAAAATTCCGGGTACGCTCATGCTTTGGCCGGGCGTTGCCGAGGAGCTTGTTGGCACCAAAGCGTTCTACGTGCGAGACGGTTACTTCAAAGATGTAGACGCTTGTATTTTCACCCACGTTGGCAACAACCTGGCTGTTTCCTGGGGCGATAATGGCAACAACGGTCTGGTTTCGGTAAAATTCAATTTTGAAGGACAGGCGGCTCACGCAGCGGGTGCACCCTGGCGCGGACGTAGCGCATTGGACGCGGTAGAGTTGATGAACATCGGCTGGAACTACCGGCGCGAACACCTCGAACTGACCCAACGCTCCCACTACGTTATTTCGGACGGGGGCGACCAACCCAACGTTGTACCATCAAAAGCCGCCGTCTGGTATTATTTCCGCGAACGGACGTACCCCAAGATCAAGAAGCTGTTCGAAACCGGCGTAAAAATCGCAGAAGGGGCCGCGATGATGACGGACACGAAGTTTACGTACGAAATTCTGGGTTCAGCCTGGCCAGTACATACCAACCGCGTGATCGCAGCCGCAGCGTACGACAACATCAAGAAAGTAGGTTTGCCAACCTGGTCGGAAGAAGACCAGTTACTAGCGCGGGCTTCGCAGATTGAGTTACAGGCACCCAAAGCCGAGGGGCTGGCCGTAAAACTGGATTCAATGGGCATGCCGACCTCGTCGGCTCCGGTCGTGATGATGGGTGGTCAGGCTATGACGCCAATGGGCGGTGGCTCCGACGATATTGCCGACATTTCATGGTCCTTGCCAACAATTGTTTTGCGCTATCCGAGCAACATTCCGGGCTTGCCGGGTCACCACTGGGCCAATGCGATTTCGATGGCTACGCCCATTGCGCACAAAGGTGTCGTCTACGGTGCCAAAGCGGAGGCTATGACCTTGCTTGATCTGCTGCTGAAACCCGAAATCATCAAAGATGCCTGGGCGTATTACAAAGATGAGCAAACTAAAGATATCAAATACGAACCGCTCATTTCGCCCAAAGAGCAGCCAGCTATTTATCTGAACAAGAAGATCATGGCGGAATTTAAGCCGAAGCTGGAGAAGTTTTACTACGATCCGAGCAAGTATAAAACGTACCTCGAACAACTAGGAATCAAGTACCCAACCGTGCGCGACGATCAACGGACAGCGGTTAAGAAGCAGGTAGAAAAAGAAAAATCGACAGCGGCAAAAGTATCTTCTTCGTCGTCTCGGTAG
- a CDS encoding NADP-dependent isocitrate dehydrogenase gives MEKIKVANPVVELDGDEMTRIIWKFIKDKLILPYVDVDIKYYDLGIEYRDETNDQVTIDAANAIKEYGVGIKCATITPDEDRVKEFNLKQMWKSPNGTIRNILDGTVFREPIVMSNVPRLVTNWTAPIIIGRHAFGDQYRATDFVVPGPGKLTMKFEGEDGSVQEFDVYQFKAGGVAMGMYNVDESIRGFARACFNVALDKGWPLYLSTKNTILKKYDGRFKDIFQEIYDAEYAGKVHYEHRLIDDMVASALKWEGNFVWACKNYDGDVQSDTVAQGFGSLGLMTSVLVTPDGKTQEAEAAHGTVTRHYREYQKGNKTSTNPIASIYAWTRGLAFRGKLDGNQPLIDFANALEAVCVETVESGKMTKDLALSAFPAGTKLVAGEHYLYTEEFLEALDENLQAKLAK, from the coding sequence ATGGAAAAAATTAAGGTGGCAAATCCGGTTGTCGAACTGGATGGCGACGAAATGACCCGTATCATCTGGAAATTCATCAAAGACAAGCTGATTTTGCCGTATGTCGATGTTGATATTAAGTACTATGACCTCGGTATTGAGTACCGCGATGAAACCAACGATCAGGTAACGATTGACGCGGCTAACGCGATCAAAGAATACGGCGTGGGTATCAAATGCGCGACCATTACGCCCGACGAGGACCGCGTTAAAGAGTTCAATCTGAAGCAGATGTGGAAATCGCCAAACGGTACAATCCGTAACATCCTGGATGGTACGGTGTTCCGCGAGCCGATTGTGATGAGTAATGTGCCACGTCTGGTTACCAACTGGACCGCTCCGATCATCATCGGTCGTCACGCGTTCGGTGATCAGTACCGCGCTACGGATTTCGTTGTTCCCGGTCCCGGTAAGTTGACGATGAAGTTCGAAGGTGAAGACGGCTCGGTACAGGAGTTCGATGTATACCAGTTCAAGGCGGGTGGCGTAGCAATGGGTATGTACAACGTTGATGAGTCGATTCGTGGCTTTGCCCGGGCTTGTTTCAACGTCGCGCTGGACAAAGGCTGGCCGCTGTACCTGTCGACCAAAAATACCATCCTGAAAAAATACGACGGTCGTTTCAAAGATATCTTCCAGGAAATCTACGACGCCGAGTACGCGGGTAAAGTACATTACGAACACCGCCTGATCGATGACATGGTCGCTTCGGCCCTGAAGTGGGAAGGTAATTTTGTATGGGCCTGCAAAAACTACGATGGCGACGTTCAGTCGGATACCGTAGCCCAAGGGTTTGGTTCACTGGGTCTGATGACGTCGGTATTGGTTACGCCAGATGGCAAAACGCAGGAAGCTGAAGCGGCTCACGGTACCGTGACACGTCACTACCGCGAGTACCAGAAAGGTAACAAAACGTCGACCAACCCGATTGCATCGATCTACGCCTGGACCCGTGGTCTGGCTTTCCGGGGTAAACTCGATGGCAACCAGCCGCTGATCGACTTCGCTAACGCGCTTGAAGCCGTTTGCGTGGAAACCGTAGAAAGCGGTAAAATGACGAAAGACCTGGCGCTGTCGGCTTTCCCTGCTGGTACGAAACTAGTTGCTGGTGAGCACTACCTGTACACCGAAGAGTTCCTGGAAGCGCTGGACGAAAACCTACAAGCGAAACTGGCGAAGTAA
- a CDS encoding Dabb family protein — MKHIFAVVVLALLSVTTYAHTPKGEPPVKKMKSNSVQHIVLFKFKPETTPEKLKEILAAFEALPSKIKEIKGFQWGTNNSPEGHAHGLTHAFILTFDSEKDRDAYLPHPAHKEFGSIVGPWIADLTVVDFTNQAK; from the coding sequence ATGAAACATATCTTCGCCGTCGTAGTCTTGGCACTGCTATCTGTCACAACCTACGCTCACACGCCGAAAGGCGAACCACCCGTCAAAAAAATGAAATCAAATTCTGTCCAGCACATTGTGCTGTTTAAGTTCAAACCCGAAACGACACCCGAGAAGCTGAAGGAAATTCTGGCGGCTTTTGAAGCGCTTCCGTCGAAGATCAAAGAAATCAAAGGGTTTCAGTGGGGAACCAACAATAGTCCCGAGGGGCACGCGCATGGCCTGACGCACGCTTTTATTCTGACGTTCGACTCGGAAAAAGATCGCGATGCATACCTACCGCATCCGGCTCACAAAGAATTCGGCTCCATCGTGGGACCCTGGATTGCCGACCTGACCGTCGTTGATTTTACCAACCAGGCAAAATAA
- a CDS encoding YcxB family protein, with protein sequence MIVKTKKYALDQKTYINLALRQWVRDNWKWGFVPLGLILLNVVLSLTGVYPNYWIYIVIVLLTILYVLFWAVQITGIAQMEQSKALFQKYIYEIDSRQILMRINVKEGGILKWDQISGVEKDKEAYILYLNNAEALKNVKANWIARTVTKGLAKAQFIYLPYSIFNSDHDLKFTDAILRRKGFLPENAVAEPVK encoded by the coding sequence ATGATTGTTAAAACAAAAAAATACGCATTAGACCAGAAAACGTACATCAACCTCGCGTTACGGCAGTGGGTAAGAGATAATTGGAAGTGGGGATTCGTACCATTGGGGCTTATCCTGTTGAATGTCGTTCTGAGTTTGACGGGGGTTTATCCCAACTACTGGATTTATATTGTTATCGTACTGCTTACGATCTTGTATGTATTGTTCTGGGCCGTTCAGATTACGGGAATAGCGCAGATGGAGCAGAGCAAAGCTTTGTTTCAGAAATACATCTACGAAATTGATAGCCGTCAGATTCTGATGCGTATCAATGTTAAAGAAGGTGGTATTCTGAAATGGGATCAGATCAGCGGTGTCGAGAAAGACAAAGAGGCTTACATTCTTTACCTCAATAACGCGGAAGCGCTGAAAAATGTAAAAGCCAACTGGATTGCCCGCACCGTGACGAAGGGACTAGCGAAAGCGCAGTTTATTTACCTGCCTTATTCGATTTTCAACAGCGATCACGACCTGAAATTTACGGATGCTATTCTGCGCCGGAAAGGCTTCTTACCCGAGAATGCGGTAGCGGAACCGGTTAAGTAA
- a CDS encoding DUF4783 domain-containing protein — protein sequence MNFLLTIFLGFTLTCFFPETASDAEVSQTVQTSLRKGNAGQLATQFDKTIELVIDTEKVDFSSVDATHAELILRTFFRRYPPHGFEFVYRGSSNRLRYSTGTYATEGNAFSVYVLMRQNANRQYVINALHFRKE from the coding sequence ATGAACTTCCTACTAACCATCTTTTTGGGCTTTACGTTGACTTGCTTTTTCCCCGAAACTGCATCCGATGCGGAGGTAAGCCAGACTGTACAGACTTCGTTACGGAAAGGCAACGCGGGCCAGCTAGCCACTCAGTTCGACAAAACCATTGAATTGGTGATCGACACCGAGAAAGTCGATTTTTCGTCGGTGGATGCTACGCACGCTGAACTGATTCTTCGTACGTTCTTCCGCAGATACCCACCCCACGGCTTTGAATTCGTGTACCGGGGATCGTCCAACCGACTACGGTACAGTACCGGTACCTACGCCACCGAAGGAAATGCTTTCTCGGTTTACGTGCTCATGCGTCAGAACGCTAACCGCCAATACGTTATCAACGCACTTCACTTTCGAAAAGAATAA
- a CDS encoding phosphoribosyltransferase family protein, which translates to MKTAEPTLILNAEQIRQKIRRIAFQIYETNFEETALLLAGVAGEGYVLAKALARELEMITPFTIELIQVNLDKSQSLQPAVDLDPAASDYTDKVVVVVDDVLYTGRTLTFSLQPFLRVPVRKLQVAVLVDRNFPNYPVAADYKGYELSTTLTDHVEVVLGDEDRMGVYLR; encoded by the coding sequence ATGAAAACCGCTGAACCGACGCTTATTCTGAATGCAGAGCAGATCCGCCAGAAAATTCGACGGATTGCCTTTCAGATTTACGAAACGAATTTTGAAGAAACGGCCTTGCTGCTGGCCGGTGTTGCCGGTGAAGGCTATGTGCTGGCGAAGGCGTTGGCACGCGAACTAGAGATGATTACGCCGTTTACAATCGAATTGATTCAGGTTAATCTGGATAAGTCGCAGTCTCTGCAACCCGCTGTCGATCTCGATCCCGCTGCCAGCGATTATACCGACAAGGTAGTCGTGGTTGTGGATGACGTTTTATACACAGGACGTACGTTGACATTTAGTCTGCAACCGTTCTTGCGCGTGCCGGTGCGCAAGTTGCAGGTAGCCGTCCTCGTTGACCGTAACTTCCCGAACTACCCCGTGGCGGCTGATTATAAAGGGTACGAACTCAGCACAACGCTGACCGACCACGTAGAGGTGGTCCTTGGCGACGAAGACCGAATGGGCGTTTACTTGCGCTAA
- a CDS encoding DEAD/DEAH box helicase, protein MKVSPSEPFQIVYSLLEHEFLGYLIEAFVVQLNGRGELTLLNQTLSTQNVSEFSQELDERDFELVRLIESIQQDTIVKKFNTRKLPAIDFFLKIYDPHKGDKLIQEAICSYLETIKAKILALLPGKTFYVMGSDGNPVWAPIEWMPQPARVHFHFVRNADSTNYFPIIRYPIGENGETERVEFQFKGALMICDEPAYLMVNNRVYHFSKHVDGKKLRPFFTKNHIIIPKNIEQQYYERFVTQLIASYDVYAKGFEIRAEIIEPVPVLTVSEMVTSSRAVAVGAANDGPDADDEASQRIAFDLSFQYGDFTFRFDSFGPSANVSLEKKGEDYIFHKIRRDLRLEKQKLAFLRETGLDLRHGRLAIPKSEAFAWLSANNLAINEAGFTLRQNAEDTKRYFLGYSSIDVSIEEGRDWFDIYANVRFGEFEIPFLKLRTLILNKKHEFTLPNGEIAVIPEVWFTKYSELFGFMEQPDSVDPRDADRLVLQKHHLALVQELERDNLATTIMSRKLERLRDFEEIESFAVPQGFNGTLRPYQRAGYDWMNFLRQYRFGGCLADDMGLGKTVMTLAMLQGQKEAGALEPSLLVMPTSLLYNWELEARKFTPNLRVMVYTGTYREKNTAQFDGYDLILTSYGIVRIDIDILSDYRFNYVILDESQAIKNPSSHITKAVMQLNTANRLILTGTPLENSTMDIWTQMSFINPGLLGSQSFFRNEFQIPIEKRHDDVKTARLYSLIKPFMLRRNKAQVATDLPEKVESVLFSEMTPDQEKQYEEAKSFYRNLILERIEEDGMAKSQMIVLQGLTKLRQIANHPRMVDDEYEGDSGKLSDVLIRLESAMIEHHKVLVFSQFIKHLNVVRQYLKEKNIKYAYLDGSTQDRQSQVQLFQTDDSVKLFLISLKAGGLGHNLTAADYVFILDPWWNPAIEAQAVDRAHRIGQQKTVFTYKFIAKNTVEEKILSLQRAKQQLAGSLIATEENFMKSLTKEDIMVLLE, encoded by the coding sequence ATGAAAGTTTCGCCTTCCGAACCCTTCCAGATTGTTTACTCGCTGTTGGAGCATGAATTTCTGGGCTATCTTATTGAAGCATTTGTCGTGCAATTGAATGGGCGGGGCGAATTGACCTTACTGAACCAGACGCTTTCCACACAAAACGTGAGCGAGTTTTCTCAGGAGCTTGACGAACGTGATTTTGAACTGGTCCGCCTGATCGAAAGCATCCAGCAGGATACCATTGTCAAGAAGTTCAACACGCGCAAACTGCCCGCTATCGATTTCTTCCTGAAGATATACGACCCCCACAAAGGCGACAAACTCATTCAGGAAGCTATTTGCAGTTATCTGGAAACGATCAAGGCAAAAATTCTGGCGCTTCTTCCCGGCAAAACGTTTTACGTAATGGGCAGCGACGGTAACCCTGTTTGGGCACCCATCGAGTGGATGCCGCAGCCCGCCAGAGTGCATTTCCATTTTGTCCGTAACGCCGATTCGACCAACTACTTCCCGATCATTCGTTACCCGATTGGCGAAAATGGCGAAACCGAACGCGTGGAGTTTCAATTCAAAGGTGCGCTGATGATCTGTGACGAACCGGCTTACCTGATGGTCAATAACCGGGTCTATCATTTCAGCAAGCACGTCGACGGTAAAAAGCTCAGGCCGTTCTTTACGAAGAACCACATTATTATCCCGAAAAATATTGAGCAGCAGTACTACGAACGCTTTGTAACGCAGCTCATAGCATCCTATGACGTATATGCCAAAGGGTTCGAAATACGGGCTGAAATCATTGAGCCCGTTCCTGTTTTGACCGTTTCGGAAATGGTAACGTCAAGCCGGGCGGTAGCTGTTGGAGCCGCCAACGACGGACCGGACGCCGATGATGAAGCCAGCCAGCGCATTGCGTTTGACCTGTCGTTTCAATACGGCGATTTTACGTTTCGGTTCGATAGTTTCGGCCCATCGGCCAATGTTAGCCTGGAAAAAAAGGGAGAAGATTACATTTTCCACAAAATCCGGCGTGACCTGCGTCTGGAAAAGCAAAAGCTGGCGTTCCTGCGCGAAACGGGTCTGGACTTGCGTCATGGCCGTCTGGCTATTCCAAAGTCAGAAGCTTTTGCCTGGTTGTCAGCCAACAACCTGGCAATCAACGAAGCAGGTTTCACGCTTCGGCAGAACGCCGAGGACACCAAGCGGTATTTTCTGGGGTATTCGAGCATTGATGTTTCCATCGAAGAGGGCCGCGACTGGTTTGATATTTACGCCAATGTCCGCTTCGGTGAGTTTGAAATTCCGTTTCTGAAACTCAGGACCCTTATTCTCAACAAGAAGCATGAGTTCACGCTTCCCAATGGTGAGATTGCCGTTATTCCGGAGGTGTGGTTCACCAAGTACTCGGAATTATTCGGCTTCATGGAGCAACCCGACAGTGTTGATCCGCGCGATGCCGACCGACTAGTCCTGCAAAAACATCACTTGGCGCTGGTTCAGGAACTGGAGCGCGACAATCTCGCGACGACGATTATGAGCCGCAAGCTCGAACGCCTGCGCGATTTTGAAGAAATTGAATCGTTTGCTGTGCCCCAAGGTTTTAACGGAACCCTCCGCCCTTATCAGCGGGCTGGTTACGACTGGATGAATTTTCTGCGGCAGTATCGCTTTGGTGGTTGCCTGGCCGATGACATGGGTCTGGGTAAAACGGTAATGACGCTGGCTATGCTTCAGGGACAAAAGGAAGCGGGAGCGCTCGAACCTTCCCTGCTGGTCATGCCTACGTCGCTGCTGTACAACTGGGAACTGGAAGCCCGAAAGTTTACGCCTAACCTGCGCGTGATGGTGTATACAGGTACGTATCGGGAGAAAAACACGGCTCAGTTTGACGGCTACGACCTTATCCTGACCTCTTACGGCATTGTCCGCATCGACATCGATATTCTGAGCGATTACCGCTTCAACTACGTCATTCTGGACGAATCGCAGGCCATCAAAAACCCTTCGTCGCACATTACCAAAGCGGTGATGCAACTGAACACGGCAAACCGGCTTATCCTGACGGGTACCCCGCTCGAAAACAGCACGATGGATATCTGGACGCAGATGTCGTTTATCAACCCCGGTTTGCTGGGTAGTCAGTCGTTTTTCCGGAATGAGTTTCAGATACCGATTGAAAAGCGCCACGACGACGTTAAAACCGCACGACTGTATAGCCTCATCAAGCCGTTTATGCTTCGGCGCAACAAAGCGCAGGTCGCCACTGATCTGCCGGAAAAAGTAGAAAGTGTTCTTTTTTCGGAAATGACGCCCGATCAGGAGAAGCAGTACGAAGAAGCGAAATCCTTCTACCGAAATCTCATTCTCGAACGCATTGAGGAAGACGGCATGGCTAAATCGCAGATGATTGTCTTGCAGGGTCTGACGAAGCTACGCCAGATTGCCAACCACCCGCGCATGGTTGACGACGAATACGAAGGTGATTCAGGCAAACTCTCCGACGTACTCATTCGCCTGGAAAGCGCCATGATTGAGCATCACAAAGTTCTGGTATTCAGCCAATTCATCAAACACCTGAACGTGGTTCGGCAGTATCTAAAAGAAAAAAACATCAAGTATGCGTACTTGGATGGCTCTACGCAGGATCGTCAAAGCCAGGTTCAACTGTTCCAGACCGACGATTCGGTAAAGCTGTTTTTGATTTCACTGAAAGCGGGTGGATTGGGTCACAACCTCACCGCAGCCGATTACGTTTTCATTCTGGACCCTTGGTGGAACCCAGCCATTGAAGCGCAGGCCGTTGACCGCGCCCATCGCATTGGTCAGCAGAAAACCGTTTTCACGTATAAGTTCATTGCCAAAAACACGGTCGAAGAGAAGATTCTGTCCTTGCAACGCGCCAAGCAGCAACTGGCCGGAAGTCTGATTGCCACGGAGGAAAACTTCATGAAATCGCTGACCAAGGAAGATATTATGGTACTGCTCGAATAA